In Carya illinoinensis cultivar Pawnee chromosome 6, C.illinoinensisPawnee_v1, whole genome shotgun sequence, a single genomic region encodes these proteins:
- the LOC122314415 gene encoding non-specific lipid transfer protein GPI-anchored 31-like has protein sequence MAAKLSLSLVLCVLAIWAVNFANGGSSDNAPAPSVDCSSLILNMADCLPFVTAGSNTTKPEGNCCAGLKTVIKADADCLCEAFKNSASLGVVLNVTKAMSLPAACNVSDSAISNCALSPAAAPVAAPPGTATAPTPSSTAPAPSSGSSGSSVLTISVGSLLVGLVVASFSSFLSECQCQF, from the exons ATGGCAGCAAAGCTGAGCCTTTCTCTTGTTCTATGTGTGCTGGCCATCTGGGCGGTTAATTTTGCCAATGGTGGGTCCTCAGACAACGCCCCAGCGCCGTCCGTGGACTGTTCCAGCCTGATCTTGAACATGGCTGACTGCTTGCCCTTTGTTACCGCGGGTAGCAACACAACCAAGCCGGAGGGAAATTGCTGTGCCGGCCTCAAGACGGTGATCAAGGCTGATGCTGACTGTCTCTGTGAGGCATTCAAGAACAGTGCTTCTCTAGGTGTGGTCCTGAATGTCACAAAGGCCATGTCCCTCCCCGCTGCGTGCAATGTCTCCGATTCCGCTATCTCTAACTGTGCAT TGTCTCCTGCTGCTGCTCCTG TTGCTGCTCCTCCAGGGACGGCTACAGCACCAACACCATCTTCTACAGCACCAGCACCATCTTCAGGGAGCTCAGGTTCTTCAGTGCTCACTATTTCAGTTGGATCCCTACTTGTTGGCTTAGTAGTTGCATCATTTTCGAGTTTTTTGAGCGAATGCCAGTGTCAATTTTGA